From one uncultured Paludibacter sp. genomic stretch:
- the bglX gene encoding Periplasmic beta-glucosidase: protein MKSITQKAYSVLITFLISVSLFSQSDESKIEVLISKMTLQEKIGQVNQLNTSGLSDDMKGLLRAGKVGSILNEVDPKTVNELQKIAVKESRLGIPLIFARDVIHGFRTVFPIPLGQAATWNPQIIEDGARIAAIESSACGIRWTFAPMIDVSRDPRWGRIAESLGEDPYLTSVLGSAMIKGFQGDNLSNSNSVAACAKHFAGYGATESGKDYNTTWIPENQLRDTYLPPFQAAAKAGVATFMCSFNDINGVPSSENKHLNIDILRKEWNFDGILVSDWGSIEQLINHGVCKDLKEAAEKAMNAGVGMDMMGYAYVNHLEELIKSGKVSEKLLDDAVRNVLRIKFRLGLFENPYVKIPKTMPFYTEEALEKAKKSAIESVVLLKNKNNILPLSQNVKTVAVIGPLSDAPKDQIGTWCFDAEAERSETPLMAIQKYYGNQVTVIAKKGLTYSRDKSKDNIQKALNAAQKADVVLFFAGEEAILSGEAKCRADINLPGAQSELLEALKNTGKPVVLIVMAGRPLTIGKEIKEADAVMFAFHGGTMAGPALADLIFGKETPSGKLPVTFPKMVGQIPIYYAHKNTGRPASNITLIDDIPVGAEQFSIGSTSYFLDAGTEPLFPFGYGLSYTTFKYSDVQLSNTELTSGSSIKATCSVTNTGTKSGAEIVQLYIRDKVASLARPVRELKGFQKVYLKAGESTTVSFTITPEQLKFYNLESQKVIEPGEFQVWISKDSASGSPVSFQYK from the coding sequence ATGAAATCAATTACTCAAAAAGCTTACTCTGTACTTATTACTTTTCTTATCTCAGTATCCTTATTTTCCCAATCTGATGAATCTAAAATTGAAGTGTTAATTTCTAAAATGACTCTTCAGGAAAAGATTGGTCAAGTAAATCAACTTAACACCAGCGGATTATCGGACGATATGAAGGGATTATTACGCGCCGGTAAAGTTGGTTCCATATTGAATGAAGTTGATCCAAAAACAGTTAATGAATTGCAAAAAATAGCTGTAAAGGAATCTCGACTTGGTATTCCATTAATTTTTGCCAGAGATGTTATTCATGGGTTTAGAACTGTTTTTCCTATTCCTTTGGGGCAAGCAGCTACTTGGAATCCTCAGATAATTGAAGATGGAGCAAGAATTGCCGCTATTGAATCCTCAGCTTGTGGCATTCGATGGACTTTTGCTCCCATGATAGATGTATCGCGCGACCCACGGTGGGGAAGAATTGCAGAATCATTGGGTGAAGATCCTTATTTAACTTCTGTTCTGGGGAGTGCTATGATAAAAGGATTTCAGGGAGATAATCTATCAAATTCCAATAGTGTTGCTGCATGTGCTAAACATTTTGCAGGATATGGCGCTACAGAATCGGGTAAAGATTATAATACTACTTGGATACCTGAAAATCAATTACGAGATACATATTTACCTCCATTTCAAGCCGCAGCAAAAGCAGGAGTTGCTACTTTTATGTGTTCTTTCAATGACATAAACGGTGTACCTTCATCTGAAAATAAACATTTAAATATAGATATATTACGCAAAGAATGGAATTTTGATGGAATTTTGGTAAGTGATTGGGGCTCTATTGAACAATTAATTAATCATGGTGTCTGCAAAGATTTAAAAGAAGCAGCAGAAAAAGCGATGAACGCAGGCGTAGGAATGGATATGATGGGCTATGCGTATGTGAATCATTTGGAAGAGTTAATTAAATCCGGAAAAGTTTCTGAAAAACTATTAGATGATGCAGTACGCAATGTTTTAAGAATAAAATTCAGATTAGGATTATTTGAAAATCCCTATGTGAAAATTCCTAAAACTATGCCTTTTTATACTGAAGAAGCGCTTGAAAAAGCAAAAAAATCAGCCATAGAAAGTGTCGTGTTGTTGAAAAATAAAAATAATATTCTACCTCTTTCACAAAATGTGAAAACAGTGGCGGTGATTGGTCCTCTATCTGATGCTCCGAAAGATCAAATAGGAACTTGGTGTTTTGACGCGGAAGCGGAACGTTCCGAAACTCCGCTTATGGCTATTCAGAAATATTACGGAAATCAAGTAACAGTTATTGCGAAAAAAGGATTAACATACAGTAGAGACAAAAGCAAAGACAATATTCAAAAAGCATTAAATGCGGCTCAAAAAGCAGATGTGGTATTGTTCTTTGCCGGAGAAGAAGCAATATTATCCGGTGAAGCTAAATGTAGAGCGGATATTAATTTACCGGGCGCACAATCTGAATTACTCGAAGCATTAAAAAATACAGGTAAACCTGTTGTTTTGATTGTAATGGCAGGACGTCCATTGACCATAGGGAAGGAAATAAAAGAAGCTGATGCCGTTATGTTTGCATTCCATGGAGGCACAATGGCTGGTCCTGCATTAGCAGATTTGATTTTTGGAAAAGAAACACCTTCGGGTAAGCTTCCGGTTACTTTCCCTAAAATGGTAGGTCAAATTCCTATTTATTACGCTCATAAAAATACAGGTCGTCCTGCAAGTAATATAACATTAATAGACGATATTCCTGTTGGTGCAGAACAATTTTCAATCGGTTCTACAAGTTATTTTCTTGATGCTGGGACAGAACCTTTGTTCCCGTTTGGATATGGACTTTCTTATACTACTTTTAAATACTCCGATGTTCAATTATCAAATACGGAATTGACGTCAGGAAGTAGTATAAAAGCTACTTGTAGTGTAACCAACACGGGTACAAAAAGTGGAGCTGAAATAGTACAACTTTATATTCGGGATAAAGTGGCAAGTTTAGCACGTCCGGTACGCGAATTGAAAGGTTTCCAAAAGGTGTATTTAAAAGCAGGAGAAAGTACTACTGTAAGTTTCACCATTACACCTGAACAATTGAAATTTTACAATTTGGAATCACAAAAAGTTATAGAACCGGGAGAATTTCAGGTTTGGATTTCCAAAGATAGTGCAAGCGGAAGTCCGGTCTCATTTCAATACAAGTAA
- a CDS encoding exported hypothetical protein (Evidence 5 : Unknown function): MKNLKLFLFLPSLLGITMLAYGQKYTGLTATSSSGNASVAVDGDMGTRWESDWSDPQWLVVDLGEIKNVGAIKIYWEAANAKDYTISFSTDGVNYSGDLTYTGMAEGSRTDNITEINVDCQYIKMNGTARNLVYGYSIWEFEVYPQVAPVLTSIVVLPEKPSIVLGNTQQFTAEGRDQLNNPYTLSGTTTWNVDGSGTSITSDGLFSSTQKGLFTVTATNSSISGSTTIEVLPTNPNLSPSATATASSGDGTLAIDNNGGSRWESEQGVDPQWILVDLGAKMSITDIIIDWETANAKNYIIEYSNDNLNWNTYQSPTDMPEGPRTDRFYNANFQARYVRITGTERNTVYGYSIWELKIYGTDTVATVLSNANNDKISIYPNPATDKLFVSGSLNVDISIYTLEGKFVKQKENTKQINVSDISSGVYIVKVKNKLNGIDKSIKVKVK, translated from the coding sequence ATGAAAAACTTAAAACTTTTTTTATTCTTGCCATCTTTATTAGGTATTACAATGTTGGCTTATGGTCAAAAGTACACGGGATTAACCGCAACATCTTCTTCGGGTAACGCAAGCGTTGCTGTGGATGGAGATATGGGAACACGTTGGGAAAGTGATTGGTCTGATCCTCAATGGTTAGTTGTGGATTTAGGTGAAATCAAAAATGTTGGTGCTATTAAAATTTATTGGGAAGCTGCTAATGCAAAGGATTATACCATTAGCTTTTCAACAGATGGAGTTAATTATTCGGGCGATTTAACTTATACAGGAATGGCTGAGGGAAGCCGTACCGATAATATAACTGAAATAAATGTGGATTGTCAATACATTAAAATGAATGGTACAGCACGTAATCTTGTATATGGTTATTCTATTTGGGAATTTGAAGTTTATCCACAAGTTGCGCCCGTTTTAACTTCAATTGTGGTTTTGCCCGAAAAACCGTCTATTGTATTGGGGAACACACAACAATTTACAGCTGAGGGACGAGATCAACTGAATAATCCGTATACTTTAAGTGGAACAACCACTTGGAACGTAGATGGGAGTGGAACTTCCATTACTTCAGATGGATTGTTTTCATCAACCCAAAAAGGACTTTTTACAGTAACGGCAACTAATTCAAGTATATCAGGCAGTACAACAATTGAGGTTTTACCAACAAATCCAAATTTGTCTCCTTCTGCAACGGCTACAGCTTCAAGTGGAGATGGAACATTGGCGATTGATAATAATGGAGGAAGCCGCTGGGAAAGCGAACAAGGGGTTGATCCACAATGGATTTTGGTTGACTTGGGAGCAAAAATGAGTATAACGGATATCATTATTGACTGGGAAACGGCAAATGCAAAAAATTATATTATTGAATATTCGAATGATAATTTAAATTGGAATACGTACCAATCACCAACAGATATGCCCGAAGGACCTAGAACTGACCGTTTTTATAACGCCAATTTTCAGGCACGTTATGTGCGTATTACCGGCACTGAGCGCAATACGGTTTACGGATATTCTATTTGGGAATTAAAAATTTATGGAACAGATACGGTAGCAACAGTACTTTCAAATGCAAATAATGATAAGATTAGTATTTATCCTAATCCGGCAACAGACAAATTATTTGTTTCAGGAAGTTTAAATGTGGATATTTCTATTTATACATTGGAAGGTAAATTTGTCAAACAAAAAGAAAATACAAAACAAATAAATGTATCGGACATTTCGTCAGGAGTTTATATTGTCAAGGTGAAGAATAAGCTTAATGGAATAGATAAATCTATTAAGGTTAAGGTAAAATAA